A stretch of Flexivirga aerilata DNA encodes these proteins:
- a CDS encoding PhzA/PhzB family protein, whose protein sequence is MKPGLALIDAYLDVSHEARLNRYQLYDENGAASLWFTDRGRPITVRGRDNLRKHNELSIQVLPDWRWGDVEIHLDDKRRTAWVECTGEGTIQFPGYPWGHYRNSFVHRFEFGDGLIVSTREYTNPLEHMRALRIATPQIRRDWIPEA, encoded by the coding sequence TTGAAACCCGGACTCGCATTGATTGACGCTTACCTCGACGTCAGCCACGAGGCGCGCCTGAACCGCTACCAGCTTTATGACGAGAACGGTGCCGCATCGTTGTGGTTCACCGATCGTGGCAGACCGATTACGGTTCGTGGCCGCGACAACCTGCGTAAGCACAACGAGCTGTCCATCCAAGTGCTGCCCGACTGGCGGTGGGGCGATGTCGAGATCCATCTCGATGACAAACGCCGCACGGCGTGGGTTGAATGCACAGGGGAGGGGACGATCCAGTTTCCTGGCTACCCCTGGGGTCACTATCGCAACAGCTTCGTGCACCGCTTCGAGTTCGGGGACGGCCTGATCGTGTCGACGCGTGAGTACACCAACCCGTTGGAACACATGCGAGCATTGCGCATCGCGACCCCACAGATCCGGCGCGATTGGATACCGGAAGCATGA
- a CDS encoding methyltransferase: protein MIELLTGGWRAQLARVGVELGIPDLLAGADLTVAELSTRTAVPQNLMYRLMRGLDSIGIAARIPDRPDGTTDAGATYALGPLGVHMVDGPGSMRDACLLYGDEFHSAWGNAPVAFGSSATGFEATYGTELIPYLAANPPVAKRFQSALAATSFYFDLLADAMEVPVHGVVVDIAGGSGALLTQVLQARPHARGVLTDLPHMLAIADGAFADAGLTERVTTMSVDLFRGRLPKDADIYVLSRVLGDWSDEECERILTNIKVAMGCRSRLWIVERLTRDDGSAPLATLWDLHLHVVNGGRQRSIREYQRLAEDCGLEILEDKRLPADNAALALRLR, encoded by the coding sequence GTGATCGAACTCTTGACGGGCGGATGGCGCGCGCAGCTCGCGCGCGTCGGGGTCGAGCTGGGCATACCAGATCTCCTCGCTGGTGCTGATCTCACGGTCGCCGAGCTGAGTACACGCACCGCCGTCCCGCAGAACCTTATGTATCGGCTGATGCGCGGACTGGACTCGATAGGCATCGCCGCGAGGATTCCGGACAGGCCGGACGGCACGACCGACGCCGGCGCGACCTACGCGCTCGGGCCGTTGGGTGTCCACATGGTCGATGGGCCGGGGAGCATGCGTGACGCATGCCTGCTCTACGGTGACGAATTCCACAGCGCGTGGGGCAACGCTCCAGTGGCCTTCGGCTCCTCCGCAACCGGATTCGAGGCTACCTACGGCACCGAGCTGATCCCGTATCTCGCGGCGAATCCACCTGTCGCTAAACGGTTCCAGAGCGCATTGGCGGCGACAAGTTTCTACTTTGATCTGCTGGCTGACGCGATGGAGGTGCCCGTTCACGGCGTGGTCGTGGACATTGCGGGCGGAAGCGGCGCGTTGCTCACCCAGGTGCTGCAGGCCCGTCCGCATGCCCGTGGTGTGCTCACCGACTTGCCACACATGCTCGCGATCGCCGATGGTGCCTTTGCCGATGCCGGCTTGACCGAGCGAGTGACCACGATGTCCGTCGACCTGTTCAGGGGACGGTTGCCCAAGGATGCGGACATCTACGTCTTGTCACGCGTGCTCGGCGACTGGAGCGACGAAGAGTGCGAGCGGATACTCACCAACATCAAGGTCGCAATGGGCTGCCGATCGAGACTGTGGATAGTGGAGCGGCTCACCAGGGATGACGGCTCCGCGCCACTGGCGACGCTTTGGGACCTCCACCTCCACGTCGTCAACGGGGGACGTCAGCGATCGATCCGGGAGTATCAACGGCTGGCCGAGGACTGCGGGTTGGAAATCCTCGAGGACAAGCGCCTTCCTGCGGACAACGCCGCGCTGGCCCTGCGGCTCAGGTAG
- a CDS encoding LysR family transcriptional regulator produces the protein MDLLALQYFRTVARLEHLSRAADELRVAQPSLSRTIARLEDELGMPLFTRQGRVRLNENGRVFLRHVERALSELDDGRRALDDLKGGAGGEVVVAAESLLTLTGVLTTFRRAKPGIRVRLQQAAAGEMRRQLRSGEIDFGIASQSVNAEDLESVELVREEVLLAMPQSHPRAQQDAIPVADLTTEDWVTTRRGHWQRELLERLFADAGAQPIIACESNEPGVSQDLISAGLGIGLIPAMSQRAGTHAPVAWAHIDSPGAQRTLRLMWRRDRELPAPAVAFREVVTSRPFMNHRAQESRRRGRHAT, from the coding sequence ATGGATCTACTCGCACTGCAATATTTCCGCACGGTTGCCCGGCTCGAGCACCTCAGCCGGGCCGCCGACGAGCTGCGCGTCGCCCAGCCGTCGCTGAGCCGGACGATCGCAAGGCTCGAGGACGAGCTGGGCATGCCGCTGTTCACCCGGCAGGGTCGCGTCCGTCTGAACGAGAACGGTCGGGTGTTCCTGCGACACGTCGAACGTGCGCTGAGCGAGCTGGATGACGGACGCCGCGCCTTGGACGACCTCAAGGGCGGTGCCGGCGGAGAGGTCGTGGTCGCAGCCGAGTCGCTGCTCACCCTCACCGGCGTACTCACCACCTTTCGTCGTGCCAAACCCGGCATTAGAGTGCGCCTGCAGCAGGCGGCTGCCGGAGAAATGCGCCGCCAATTGCGTTCCGGGGAAATAGATTTCGGCATCGCATCCCAATCCGTGAATGCCGAAGATCTCGAGTCGGTCGAGTTGGTGCGGGAGGAGGTGCTCCTCGCCATGCCACAGTCACACCCGCGTGCCCAGCAGGACGCGATACCCGTTGCTGACCTCACCACCGAGGACTGGGTGACGACGCGCCGTGGGCATTGGCAGCGGGAGTTGCTGGAGCGCCTCTTCGCCGATGCCGGCGCCCAGCCGATCATCGCGTGCGAGTCCAACGAACCGGGCGTCTCCCAAGACCTCATCAGCGCTGGTCTGGGCATCGGCCTGATTCCGGCCATGTCCCAGCGGGCCGGCACTCACGCGCCGGTGGCGTGGGCCCACATCGACTCGCCCGGCGCCCAGCGCACCCTGCGGCTCATGTGGCGCAGAGACCGCGAGCTTCCCGCGCCCGCAGTTGCTTTCCGGGAAGTCGTCACCAGCCGACCGTTCATGAACCACCGTGCGCAAGAGTCACGGAGGCGCGGTCGGCACGCTACCTGA
- a CDS encoding 3-keto-5-aminohexanoate cleavage protein: MDLQVCVNGARSVSEHPRLSSDASEVAEEAAAAVDAGAGSVHLHPKDADGTDTLDEDCVAHWVREVRRRCPGVPVGVTTGAWIAPDVDRRVAAIAAWSTMPDFASVNWHEQGAEAVAAVLLEHGVGIEAGIWHLDGLRAWQRSALRSQCLRVLIELPDIGDVDAVRQHAESLVTGVRRVAPGSSILLHGEERSTWPAIDLAVEAELPTRIGLEDTLTLPDGTPASGNAQLVEEVVRCFGRRAR, encoded by the coding sequence ATGGACCTGCAGGTTTGCGTGAACGGAGCACGGTCCGTGAGTGAACATCCGCGGCTGTCATCCGATGCCTCCGAGGTGGCGGAGGAGGCCGCCGCCGCGGTCGACGCCGGCGCCGGCAGCGTGCACCTGCACCCCAAGGACGCCGACGGCACGGACACCCTGGACGAGGATTGCGTTGCGCACTGGGTGCGGGAAGTGCGGCGGAGGTGTCCGGGCGTCCCGGTCGGGGTGACGACGGGGGCATGGATCGCACCCGACGTGGACCGCCGAGTGGCCGCCATCGCGGCCTGGAGCACGATGCCCGACTTCGCCTCCGTCAACTGGCACGAGCAAGGAGCGGAGGCGGTCGCCGCCGTCCTGCTGGAGCACGGTGTCGGCATCGAAGCCGGGATCTGGCACCTCGACGGCCTGCGGGCGTGGCAACGCTCCGCGCTGCGCAGTCAGTGTCTGCGGGTGCTGATCGAGCTGCCGGACATCGGGGACGTCGACGCAGTGCGGCAGCATGCCGAGTCACTCGTGACCGGGGTGCGACGGGTCGCCCCGGGCTCCTCGATCCTGCTGCACGGGGAGGAACGCTCCACCTGGCCGGCGATCGACCTCGCGGTCGAGGCAGAGCTGCCGACGCGCATCGGGCTGGAGGACACGCTCACCCTGCCCGACGGCACCCCGGCGAGCGGGAACGCCCAGCTTGTCGAGGAGGTGGTGCGATGCTTCGGCCGGCGGGCGCGGTGA
- a CDS encoding antibiotic biosynthesis monooxygenase family protein, producing the protein MTSDSAPCIESVVLPVRPGHEAGFEAAFADAVPIIKRQKGFRSLRLSRCIERPNEYLLHVEWDSLADHTVGFRESDDYQRWRTALHHFYDPVPSVDHFHDVWRESRP; encoded by the coding sequence ATGACCTCCGACAGCGCACCCTGCATCGAGTCCGTCGTGTTGCCCGTTCGTCCCGGGCACGAGGCCGGGTTCGAAGCGGCGTTCGCAGACGCTGTGCCGATCATCAAACGGCAGAAGGGTTTTCGCAGCCTTCGCCTGTCGCGTTGCATCGAGCGTCCGAACGAATACCTGCTCCATGTCGAGTGGGACTCACTCGCCGACCACACCGTCGGATTTCGTGAGTCCGACGACTATCAGCGCTGGCGCACGGCCCTGCACCACTTCTACGACCCGGTGCCCTCCGTCGACCACTTCCACGACGTATGGCGGGAGTCGCGCCCGTGA
- a CDS encoding alpha/beta fold hydrolase — MTLMKLPDGRDLDIRISGADDGPVLLFHHGTPGSVLPRSAMAESAKERGIRLVTYSRAGYGDSTRNPGRSVADVADDAAAILDHLGVEKAMTAGWSGGGPHALATGALLPDRVTGILSIAGVAPYDEPDLAFLQGMGEGNHVEFNAAAEGEDALRRVLEPMRAELADATPDDIIGELSTLLPDVDRAVITDETGAEVAANFAEGLKNGVDGWADDDLAFTRPWGFDLSSITVPTFVWQGSLDLMVPFAHGQWLAGNIPGATAHLVDGEGHLSIGIGAIDAMLDELRETFAERDPR, encoded by the coding sequence ATGACCCTGATGAAGCTGCCCGACGGGCGCGACCTCGACATCCGGATCAGCGGAGCGGACGACGGACCCGTCTTGCTCTTCCACCACGGCACACCGGGGTCGGTGCTCCCGCGGTCCGCGATGGCCGAGTCGGCGAAGGAGCGGGGCATTCGCCTGGTGACGTATTCCCGTGCGGGGTATGGCGATTCGACGCGCAACCCGGGCCGGTCCGTGGCCGATGTCGCGGACGATGCCGCCGCCATACTCGACCACCTGGGTGTCGAGAAGGCGATGACCGCCGGATGGTCCGGCGGCGGGCCGCACGCGCTGGCGACGGGAGCCCTGCTGCCCGACCGCGTCACCGGCATCCTCAGCATTGCGGGTGTCGCGCCGTACGACGAGCCGGACCTGGCCTTCCTCCAGGGCATGGGGGAGGGCAACCACGTCGAGTTCAATGCTGCTGCCGAGGGCGAGGACGCGCTGCGCCGAGTGCTCGAGCCGATGCGCGCCGAGCTCGCCGACGCCACGCCCGACGACATCATCGGCGAGCTGAGCACCCTGCTGCCCGACGTCGACCGGGCCGTCATCACCGACGAGACCGGTGCGGAGGTCGCGGCCAACTTCGCCGAGGGTCTCAAGAACGGCGTCGACGGCTGGGCCGACGACGACCTGGCCTTCACCCGGCCGTGGGGTTTCGACCTCAGCAGCATCACCGTGCCGACCTTCGTCTGGCAGGGCAGCCTCGACCTGATGGTGCCGTTCGCGCACGGCCAATGGCTGGCTGGCAACATCCCGGGCGCGACCGCGCACCTGGTCGACGGCGAGGGGCACCTGTCGATCGGCATCGGCGCCATCGACGCGATGCTGGACGAACTGCGTGAGACCTTCGCCGAGCGGGACCCGAGATGA
- a CDS encoding glutathione peroxidase: MTTLGDFTADLLDGTPQPLDAYDGKVVLVVNTASKCGFTPQYKELEQLWQDYRDQGLVVLGFPCNQFGHQEPGDADEIGGFCERNYGVTFPMFAKVDVNGDDAHPLYAWLRNQAKGALGSSRIKWNFTKFLIGRDGSVLARYGSATKPGKLAQPVERALAG, translated from the coding sequence ATGACCACGCTGGGCGACTTCACCGCCGACCTGCTCGACGGCACGCCGCAACCTCTCGATGCGTATGACGGCAAGGTCGTCCTCGTCGTCAACACCGCCTCCAAGTGCGGATTCACCCCGCAATACAAGGAATTGGAGCAGTTGTGGCAGGACTACCGGGACCAGGGGCTGGTGGTGCTCGGCTTCCCGTGCAACCAGTTCGGGCACCAGGAGCCCGGTGACGCTGACGAGATCGGCGGCTTCTGCGAGCGCAACTACGGCGTCACCTTCCCGATGTTCGCCAAGGTCGACGTCAACGGCGACGACGCGCACCCGCTCTACGCCTGGCTGCGCAACCAGGCGAAGGGCGCGCTCGGCAGCAGCCGGATCAAGTGGAACTTCACCAAGTTCCTGATCGGCCGCGACGGCTCGGTGCTCGCGCGCTACGGATCGGCCACCAAGCCGGGCAAACTCGCCCAGCCCGTGGAGCGAGCGCTGGCCGGCTGA
- the bcp gene encoding thioredoxin-dependent thiol peroxidase, producing the protein MPRLEIGDTAPAFTLTSDSGKGVSLSDYAGKHLVIFFYPAAMTPGCTKEACDFRDSLATLQGAGYEVVGISPDKPEKLAKFVEKESLTYPLLADPDKKVLEAYGAYGEKKLYGKTVVGVIRSTIVVDPEGTVELARYNVKATGHVASLSKALQLV; encoded by the coding sequence ATGCCGCGGCTCGAGATCGGTGACACAGCCCCCGCCTTCACCCTGACGTCCGACTCGGGCAAGGGGGTGTCGCTCTCCGACTACGCCGGCAAGCACCTGGTGATCTTCTTCTACCCCGCCGCGATGACGCCCGGCTGCACCAAGGAGGCCTGCGACTTCCGCGACTCACTCGCCACCCTGCAGGGCGCCGGTTACGAGGTCGTCGGCATCTCCCCCGACAAGCCGGAGAAGCTGGCGAAGTTCGTGGAGAAGGAGTCGCTCACCTATCCGCTGCTCGCCGACCCGGACAAGAAGGTGCTCGAGGCCTACGGCGCCTACGGCGAGAAGAAGCTCTACGGCAAGACCGTCGTCGGCGTCATCCGCTCGACGATCGTGGTCGACCCCGAGGGCACGGTCGAGCTCGCCCGCTACAACGTCAAGGCCACCGGCCACGTCGCCTCCTTGAGCAAGGCGCTCCAGCTGGTATGA
- a CDS encoding DUF3618 domain-containing protein: MADKAPAKPATRSAQQIEADLAATRERLAGTIDELSFRAQPKEIVNRAVEDVKLKANDATHTPDGELNTQKLGMALGGVAAILLTLGIIRRARS, from the coding sequence ATGGCTGACAAGGCCCCCGCGAAGCCCGCGACCCGATCCGCCCAGCAGATCGAGGCCGACCTCGCGGCGACGCGCGAGCGACTCGCCGGCACGATCGACGAGCTGTCCTTCCGCGCGCAGCCGAAGGAGATCGTCAACCGGGCGGTCGAGGACGTCAAGCTCAAGGCGAACGACGCCACCCACACGCCCGACGGTGAGCTCAACACCCAGAAGCTCGGTATGGCGCTCGGCGGCGTCGCGGCGATCCTGCTGACGCTCGGCATCATCCGCCGCGCGCGCAGCTGA
- a CDS encoding GroES family chaperonin — MLHDRLLVSADAESGERKSGGGIVIPATASVGKRLAWAEVVAVGQHVRQVQLGDRVLFDPEERAEVELQSKTYVLLRERDLHAVAAQRVDSSSSTGLYL, encoded by the coding sequence ATGCTGCACGACCGGCTGCTGGTGTCCGCGGACGCCGAGTCGGGGGAGCGCAAGTCCGGCGGCGGCATCGTCATCCCCGCAACCGCGTCGGTCGGCAAGCGACTCGCGTGGGCCGAGGTCGTCGCCGTCGGGCAGCACGTGCGGCAGGTGCAGCTCGGCGACCGCGTGCTCTTCGACCCCGAGGAGCGTGCCGAGGTCGAGCTGCAGAGCAAGACCTACGTGTTGCTGCGCGAGCGCGATTTGCACGCCGTCGCCGCGCAGCGGGTCGACTCCAGCAGCTCGACCGGGTTGTACCTCTAG
- a CDS encoding glycine C-acetyltransferase, with protein MYANKDALQQTLREIDDAGLTKHERELTTPQSAHVATGGSEALNFCANNYLGLADHPDVLDAARNALDEWGFGMASVRFICGTQTQHRDLERALAAFLSTDDAILYSSCFDANGGIFEVLFGPEDAIISDELNHASLIDGIRLSKAKRFRYKNADMADLRAQLQAAKDAGARHTVIVTDGVFSMDGYYAPLAEICDLAEEFGALVMVDDSHAVGFVGDGGRGTPEFTGTMDRVDIITGTLGKALGGASGGYVAAHQEIVDLLRQRSRPYLFSNAVAPSVVAGSLKALEIAGNSTEQRAQLTANTELFRSLMTEAGFEVLPGSHPITPIMFPGEDGARQATQIADAMLQRGVYVIAFSYPVVPQGKARIRVQLSAAHSEADVRACVQAFVEARDEVLATNPLRGDENPAG; from the coding sequence ATGTACGCCAACAAGGACGCCCTGCAGCAGACGCTGCGCGAGATCGACGACGCCGGGCTCACCAAGCACGAGCGTGAGCTGACGACGCCGCAGTCGGCGCACGTGGCCACCGGTGGTTCCGAGGCGCTCAACTTCTGCGCCAACAACTACCTCGGCCTCGCCGACCACCCCGATGTCCTCGACGCGGCGCGAAACGCGTTAGACGAGTGGGGATTCGGCATGGCGAGCGTGCGCTTCATCTGCGGCACGCAGACGCAGCACCGCGACCTCGAGCGCGCACTGGCCGCCTTCCTGTCGACGGACGACGCGATCCTCTACTCCTCCTGCTTCGACGCCAACGGCGGCATCTTCGAGGTGCTCTTCGGCCCGGAGGACGCGATCATCTCCGACGAGCTCAACCACGCGTCGCTGATCGACGGCATCCGGTTGTCCAAGGCCAAGCGATTCCGTTACAAGAACGCCGACATGGCCGATCTCCGCGCGCAGCTGCAGGCGGCGAAGGACGCCGGCGCGCGGCATACGGTGATCGTGACCGACGGGGTCTTCTCGATGGACGGTTACTACGCGCCGTTGGCCGAGATCTGTGACCTGGCAGAGGAATTCGGCGCCCTGGTGATGGTCGACGACTCCCACGCGGTGGGCTTCGTCGGCGACGGCGGCCGCGGCACACCGGAGTTCACCGGCACGATGGACCGGGTCGACATCATCACCGGCACGCTCGGCAAGGCGCTCGGCGGGGCCTCCGGCGGCTACGTCGCGGCGCATCAGGAGATCGTCGACCTGCTCCGCCAGCGGTCGCGCCCCTACCTCTTCTCCAACGCCGTCGCCCCATCGGTCGTCGCAGGGTCACTGAAAGCCCTTGAGATTGCTGGCAATTCGACGGAGCAGCGCGCGCAGCTGACGGCCAACACCGAGCTGTTCCGGTCACTGATGACCGAGGCCGGCTTCGAGGTGCTGCCGGGCAGCCACCCGATCACGCCGATCATGTTCCCCGGCGAGGACGGTGCCCGGCAGGCGACGCAGATCGCGGACGCGATGCTGCAGCGCGGCGTCTACGTGATCGCCTTCTCCTACCCTGTGGTGCCGCAGGGCAAGGCGCGCATCCGGGTGCAGCTGTCGGCCGCGCACAGCGAGGCCGACGTGCGCGCCTGCGTGCAGGCGTTCGTCGAGGCGCGCGACGAGGTGCTCGCTACGAACCCGCTGCGCGGCGACGAAAATCCCGCTGGTTGA
- the tdh gene encoding L-threonine 3-dehydrogenase, with translation MRALAKTSAGPGLELIDAPEPTAGPGEVKIKVWRAGLCGTDLHLEGWDDWAASTVEPPLIIGHEFFGEVVEVGPGVTSVKVGQLASGEGHVVCNECRNCRAGRRQLCIRTSSVGVNRDGAFADYVVIPASNVWVQPDDLDPDVGAVFDPFGNATHTALSFPIAGEDVLVTGAGPIGVMGAAIAKHVGARYVVVTDVSDYRLDLAKAAGADRVVNVSRERIADAQRDLGMREGFDIALEMSGNPSAVREAIDNMNHGGRIAMLGLPADEFAIDWGRVITHMLTIKGIYGREMYDTWYAMSSMLQSSPELERAVASVITHRFPAEQWQDAFNAARSGEVGKVVMDWS, from the coding sequence GTGCGTGCACTTGCAAAGACGAGTGCCGGTCCCGGTCTGGAGCTGATCGACGCTCCGGAGCCGACTGCCGGCCCGGGTGAAGTCAAGATCAAGGTATGGCGGGCCGGCCTCTGCGGCACCGACCTGCATCTGGAGGGCTGGGACGACTGGGCCGCCTCCACGGTCGAGCCGCCGCTGATCATCGGGCACGAGTTCTTCGGCGAGGTCGTCGAGGTCGGGCCGGGCGTGACCAGCGTCAAGGTCGGTCAGCTCGCGTCCGGCGAAGGGCACGTCGTGTGCAACGAGTGCCGCAACTGCCGCGCGGGACGTCGCCAGCTGTGCATCCGGACCAGCTCCGTCGGTGTCAATCGCGACGGTGCGTTCGCGGATTACGTCGTCATACCTGCCTCCAATGTGTGGGTGCAGCCGGACGACCTGGACCCCGACGTCGGCGCGGTCTTCGACCCGTTCGGCAATGCCACCCACACCGCGTTGTCCTTCCCGATCGCCGGCGAGGACGTGCTGGTCACCGGCGCCGGACCCATCGGGGTGATGGGCGCCGCGATCGCCAAGCACGTCGGTGCCCGCTACGTCGTGGTGACCGACGTGAGCGACTACCGGCTCGACCTGGCCAAGGCCGCCGGTGCCGACCGGGTGGTCAACGTGTCGCGCGAGCGGATCGCGGACGCGCAGCGCGATCTCGGGATGCGCGAGGGCTTCGACATCGCGCTGGAGATGTCCGGCAACCCGTCGGCGGTGCGCGAGGCGATCGACAACATGAATCACGGCGGACGCATCGCGATGCTCGGCCTGCCCGCCGACGAGTTCGCGATCGACTGGGGCCGGGTGATCACCCACATGCTGACGATCAAGGGCATTTACGGCCGGGAGATGTACGACACCTGGTATGCCATGAGTTCGATGCTGCAGTCCTCCCCGGAGCTGGAGCGTGCGGTCGCCTCGGTGATCACCCACCGCTTCCCGGCGGAGCAGTGGCAGGACGCCTTCAACGCCGCACGGTCCGGCGAGGTCGGCAAAGTCGTGATGGATTGGAGCTGA
- a CDS encoding YihY/virulence factor BrkB family protein produces MSLLLLNDEEVERPKEDIPDAPAKPSWSVALKRAASKFSSDQCTDKAAALTYYSMQSLFPGLIAVLSLINVFGNGKETTDSLVKILAGIAGKDPNDKSLSTIRDFIDNISTQGGGGVALVVGILLSIWSASGYVGGFSRALNKIYEIPEGRPVWKLRPALYLVTIIEVILIIVVMIALTTTGSVATSIANEIGIPSNLVTIWDIAKWPFVVLIVVFIIGMLYWATPNVRKTKRDIFTWGALIGFVVWVVASGALVTYFGLTQGASYQKTYGVFAGAIMFMLWLWITNIAMLFGAEVDAELIRTRQLKSGLPAEEMILLPPKDDSGFAKQDLKAATTLDVAHDLRLSSMKDASGDPTSYGRASLAAGHAALVSGAASTAGRGTKTGIVGPRDAGAPRGTGSTLTGSNDRKAGTTVTPYDPQLPPAVEEARLLRRDAALIKAQRSRKERDRLERQQAKAKAAAKQQEKKEAQAHKIAESHITREERWASVERVRAQYAPPEKPERDQVAAERAARRAAYDANLAERQAKAAAEPPKPPEPKKPKVKKPPMPSELRTETEQEQQRRRDEWFATHPPRSTD; encoded by the coding sequence ATGTCGCTGCTGTTGCTCAATGACGAAGAAGTGGAACGTCCGAAGGAAGACATCCCGGACGCACCCGCCAAACCGAGCTGGAGCGTCGCCCTGAAGCGGGCGGCGAGCAAGTTCTCCAGCGATCAGTGCACCGACAAGGCCGCGGCGCTGACCTATTACTCGATGCAGTCGCTCTTCCCCGGCCTGATCGCGGTGCTGTCGCTGATCAACGTGTTCGGCAATGGCAAGGAGACCACCGACAGCCTGGTCAAGATCCTCGCCGGGATCGCCGGCAAGGACCCGAACGACAAGTCGCTCAGCACGATTCGCGACTTCATCGACAACATCAGCACCCAGGGCGGCGGCGGCGTCGCGCTGGTCGTCGGCATCCTGCTGTCGATCTGGTCGGCCTCCGGTTACGTCGGCGGCTTCAGCCGTGCGCTCAACAAGATCTACGAGATCCCCGAAGGCCGCCCGGTCTGGAAGCTGCGGCCGGCGCTCTACCTGGTCACGATCATCGAGGTCATCCTGATCATCGTGGTGATGATCGCGCTGACCACGACCGGCAGCGTCGCCACGTCGATCGCGAACGAGATCGGCATACCGAGCAACCTGGTGACGATCTGGGACATCGCCAAGTGGCCGTTCGTCGTGCTGATCGTGGTCTTCATCATCGGGATGCTCTACTGGGCCACCCCGAACGTCCGCAAGACCAAGCGCGATATCTTCACCTGGGGTGCGCTCATCGGCTTCGTGGTGTGGGTGGTCGCTTCCGGTGCGCTCGTCACCTACTTCGGGCTCACCCAGGGCGCGAGCTACCAGAAGACGTATGGCGTGTTCGCCGGCGCGATCATGTTCATGCTGTGGCTCTGGATCACCAACATTGCGATGCTCTTCGGCGCGGAGGTGGACGCCGAGCTGATCCGCACCCGGCAGCTGAAGTCCGGCCTGCCGGCCGAGGAGATGATCCTGTTGCCGCCGAAGGACGACTCCGGTTTCGCCAAGCAGGATCTCAAGGCCGCCACGACTCTCGACGTGGCGCACGACCTGCGACTCAGCTCGATGAAGGACGCGTCCGGCGACCCGACCAGTTACGGCCGGGCGTCGCTCGCCGCCGGGCACGCCGCGCTGGTCAGCGGTGCGGCCAGCACCGCGGGCCGCGGCACCAAGACCGGCATCGTCGGTCCCCGCGACGCCGGCGCCCCGCGCGGCACCGGGAGCACGTTGACCGGATCGAACGACCGAAAGGCAGGAACCACCGTGACGCCATACGACCCGCAGTTGCCGCCGGCCGTCGAGGAGGCGCGACTGCTGCGCCGCGACGCCGCGCTCATCAAGGCCCAGCGCTCGCGCAAGGAACGTGACCGTCTCGAACGCCAGCAGGCGAAGGCGAAGGCCGCCGCGAAGCAGCAGGAGAAGAAGGAAGCGCAGGCGCACAAGATCGCCGAGTCGCACATCACCCGTGAGGAACGCTGGGCCTCGGTCGAGCGGGTGCGGGCGCAGTATGCGCCGCCGGAGAAGCCCGAGCGCGACCAGGTCGCTGCCGAGCGTGCCGCGCGTCGTGCGGCGTATGACGCGAATCTCGCTGAGCGGCAAGCGAAAGCGGCGGCCGAGCCGCCCAAGCCGCCGGAGCCGAAGAAGCCCAAGGTGAAGAAGCCGCCGATGCCGAGCGAGCTGCGCACCGAGACCGAGCAGGAGCAGCAGCGACGTCGCGACGAATGGTTCGCCACGCACCCGCCGCGGTCCACTGATTGA
- a CDS encoding BatC protein gives MTDSTQDSFGQEDSTGGNDNLSGGQDSNTGGSGGFGGSEGPADGGASGQQGVQDGGADGGAGGGSGEGPADGGAAGSTGQDGGADGGADGGAGGGSGEGPADGGAAGSTGQDGGADGGADGGAGGGSGEGPADGGAAGSTGQDGGADGGADGGAGGGSGYNN, from the coding sequence ATGACTGATTCCACGCAGGACTCGTTCGGGCAGGAAGACTCGACCGGGGGTAACGACAACCTCTCCGGCGGCCAGGACAGCAACACCGGCGGTTCCGGTGGCTTCGGTGGCTCGGAGGGCCCCGCTGACGGCGGCGCCTCGGGCCAGCAGGGTGTGCAGGACGGCGGCGCCGACGGTGGCGCGGGCGGTGGCTCCGGTGAGGGCCCGGCCGACGGTGGAGCTGCCGGTTCGACCGGCCAGGACGGTGGCGCCGATGGCGGTGCCGACGGTGGCGCGGGCGGTGGCTCCGGTGAGGGCCCGGCCGATGGCGGAGCTGCCGGTTCGACCGGCCAGGACGGTGGCGCCGATGGCGGTGCCGACGGTGGCGCGGGCGGTGGCTCCGGTGAGGGCCCGGCCGACGGTGGAGCTGCCGGTTCGACCGGCCAGGACGGTGGCGCCGATGGCGGTGCCGACGGTGGCGCCGGTGGTGGCTCCGGCTACAACAATTGA